TATGCATCATCTTACTAACTATGACTTTGGTCCAAAATGACTGTTAATTTTTTACCCTCCAGTCTCCACAGCATCAACTAGTACTTCGATCACTAACATGCCAGCTAGAATGCACGGTTACTTCATGGAACCAGTGTATCCATGTCGGATACCGCATCCAATACGTATACTTCTCCGGTGCGTCCTGGATATGTATCCCCCCTGAGTATCAGGGAATAAACAATGCTGATACTTCATGGATACTCGGCCATTGCCTTTTGGATACAGTGCATCCCTGTTAAAGAGGTAACTAATGACGCAACCCTAGTCCCCCGACGCCCCATCCTCCTTCCCCGCTTCTTTCCTCCTGAGCTCCACACCAGGCGGTGGCAGGCCGGCAAAGAACCCATGAGCTGCTCCTCCATCCTCACCAAGTCCCCGTCATCCTAGTCGCCGACTCCCCCTCGCCCTCAGCATCTCTCATGCAGTAGCCCAGCCAGCTCATCGAGCTCGATCCCCAGTGGCAGCACGACGGTTGAGGTCGGCACAACCTCCCAAGGCATTTGCACTGAGCCGTTCAGCCAACAGCCGTAGGTTCCACACAATGCATAGCTACTGATAAATTGGACCAACCAAATTATATTAGTGGCTAATGGCCAATTACCTATAGATACGAATTTGGCAGACAACAAGTGAGATGCGGCGAAAATGTTTAACCAAACAGCCTAAAACAAGAATAATCTTCGACAAAACCACAATAAGTGCAAGCAACACAATAAATCATGGTAATGTTACATTAAGCCAAACTCTTCAAGGTATAAGTAAAGGAAATTTGAAACAACTACCCAGGCATAGATTGGACATTATGCAAGTTACATTATGACTTAATAGACTCATAGACCCTTAACGAATGTAAAAGAAGAGCAAAAGGCAATGTAGCAGTGAGTAAAAGTCAAACAAAAATATATTCCTGAAGCACAGTAAATGGTAGGTAGTTCATTTGCTACTATTTAGCATGATAGCATTCATCTCTGAGCAGGCACAAGCATATGCACACATAGGAAATATGGAAGGGTGCTAGTTCACCAGCCATCGGAGGGGCTGTACATCAGCAAACAAAAGGGAAGACGTATGGAAGGGAATGGAGAGCAGGAAGGGATGGAAAGCAGGGTCATAGAAAAGAATCAAGATGCAGCCTGTTATCAATGCATGATAGGAGTCCACTCTTGCAGTACCAACGAAAGCAATACATTTTTTGAATGAACAGTAAAGATATCTCGGTATAAATCCAGAAGATAAGCTTACCTGCTCAACCAGACAATCATCTTATgcattttgcaaaagattagcTTCACCATGTCCACCTCCAATGCATGTTTCTGCAAGTATAAGTGAAACGACCAATTACATTCGAATGGAAGAACAAATAGGTACAAAGACACATCAAGGAGGATGTTTATATGAACTCAAAGTTGTACTTTGAACAAGAAAGTCAGTTTCATACAACATTGAGAATAGATGAACAAAACTGCACCTATTGTCAAATTTAAAGAATAGTAAAAACAGTATATGCTGATGAATGTCGTAGAAATGAAGAACATGCACACTCAGAATATTAGCTAGTCAGACAAGAAAGTATCCAAAATCATTAAGTTCGCTTGGCACCATAATCATAAAATAATAACCATACTAATTAATTTCCAGAAAAAGAAGTGATCATGACAAAGATTTAGATTATCTTAAAATAAATTTAGCCTGAAAATGAAATGGCCACATTTATTAATTTACCCATGTTCAAAAGTAATGGACTTGCCCCTTGCAACACTCACCATAAAGTGATAAAATGAACAATTATTCGAACATTTTTAAGAAAAAAAACATCATTATCGAGTTAAGATTATTAGCAATATTAGCAGATATAACAATACTGAATGGGAGAAAAAGAACTAGCAAGCTTCCAAATATACCTTGAGCTGCCTATTTGACATTTCAGCTGGTTCAAACTAGTTATTCATGTTGTCGTCAGCTTCCATCTATTAAGTGTCCTGGCTTTGGATAAACTACACTAAGCTATGCACTAAGACTGCCTACATAAAATTCTTGCATATATATGTCAACCACATAGTCCTATGATAATATTACAGAAAGAATTTGCCAATCTTGGTGTTCATTGTTTTCTTGTATTGATACTCATATAATGAACTGAGAATAGCCCCGACTTGAACCACATAGTTCTATGATAACATTACAAAAAAGTCGCTACATAACTTTTTGACAAAGCAGATAACATTGACAAGACCATCGCCTAGGTGAACTAACTACCAGTAACAGATGTGAATCCAGGTCATAACCATCACATAGAAGTATAAAACACCGCCACATAAGAATCAGAACAGAAACACTGCAGATACAAAATCGCTATATGCCGAAGAGGTCATCAAGAAGCAAGAGAAATAAGTAACACATGAAAGGATCTGAACAAGATCTTATCAACCAATTATCAAAAATCAACTTGGCATTGTTAATACAGAAGTGTAGAGGCATGCTAGTGATGCTATTACCTACGGTGTAGACACTTTCGAACGGATGACAGTGAGAAAGCTTCTTCTTTCCAGAAAGTTTCTTGAACTGCAATGACTGAAGCTGGACCGTGAAGAGACCGAAATAGGTGTGGAGGACCAGCAAATTATTGTCCTCGGCAAATCGTAGCATCCTTACGCAGCCCATCTTGTTTAAATTCAGGGAAAGAAGCTTATTCAGATCAATACTTTTTTCCAATTCCCATGAAGCAACACCATCAGAATCCATCTTCCTCTTCCATAATTGGGCAGTGAAGTCTTTCAAGATGAGCATACCCAGCCCACCACCATCTCCCCGCACGACTGTGAAGCGGTCTTTGCGAAAAACTTTCGCCATCGCTGGCGTCTGTATCACAGCTAGCTTCTGCCGCTCCAAATCAAACTCAAGGATTTGCCACTCCGCATGAAAATCAAAACCAACGTTGCTTGATGAAATCCCAGCAAGTATCCAGTAAAGGGAATCCCCAGCCAGCACAGCAGGCACTGTATGAAATCTGCTGGGAAAAACGACCATAAACTTGGACTTAATCAATGTTGACATGACATTACCCCATGCGCCGGTCTCCGACGAGTAAACGCAAGCGAACGCTCGCCTTTGCTTTGTGTCGTTGTCGCCTGCCACTACCAAGACCACCTGGAAGTCTTGGACGCCTCGGCCAGCATGACGCACCGCCCGGTTGATCCGGCCTCTCTCCGGATCGAACTCCGCCAGATCGAACCCCGGGGGGCAGGCTAGCCGGTGCTGTTCGCCGGTCACGGGTTCCCACACGAGGAAACTGAGGTCCGTCCGGTCGAAGACGAGTACGAGGCCATGGCGGCATCCAAGGCACCGGAAGGGGAATCGGTCGCCGGACTGCAAGGAGAAGCGTCCGGGCGAGACACGATTGGGCGCCTCCAGAGTAGGTAGGAAGGAGCAGCCGAGATCATTGTCAAAGAAACCGAGGAGGGGAGGGCTGCGGCGGTGGTGGATGCGGAAGCGACGGGAGAAGCCTGGGTCGGAGGCGAGGTTGCGCCAGCGCTTGCAGACGAGAGAGGCGCGGGGGAGGGAGCACGGCTGCGGGGGGAGGCGTAGGAGGATCTCACAGAGGAGGTCGTCGTCGTCCAGCGGCCCGGCCGCCGACGAGCGAgggcggaggtggcggcggcgggggctggcggtCGTCATCTCGCCCTACTCACTGATCTCGCCGAGTATATGTTTTTTATGAACCCAAAACTGACAGGGAAGCCCACGATGGGCGGTGGATAAAGACGAAGGTATATTTTCCactcaaaaaaaaggaaaataggAAAAATCAATTTTTTTTCCCCTTGAGACTGGAGAGTTACTCGATGAAAATTTTACAGTCATGACATAAGCGATCAAACGCTTAACATAAGTTGGGAAACCACAACTCCACACCACGCTATGTTTtgatttttatattatattttaACAGTGAAACATTTTATTTCTCCAAAGCGCTGTAATAGACAAAAATATTTTCTTTTGCAGATTTTTTTAGTGTTAGCCTAATCCTTCAACTCATAAAGTCACAAAATGCATAACCACCCGTCAAGCGACCTCATGCTATAATAGTAGACGGTCTGAGACCCAACGACGATCCAAACACGTAAAAGGGAGTAGAGTAACATTTAATTAGGAAAGCACTAGGCATCAGACTAGTATCAAACTAGGAATAGACCGAACGATCCAAAATTTCGGTGCTAGTCTGACAAACATTAGGTAGCACGTCTGGGAGGTTTTGTAAAATTCCAAGTGAGAAGAGAGTAGCTTGCTTCCCTAGAAATCTTAGTGTTGAGCCCTACTGGAAGAGTCAAGGTGCTAGCAGGAGGGGTCTCCTCTTCGGGAACTACTCTCGAGGCGACAAGAATTCGACTACAAGCATCGTCAACATCAACAATGCCAAGTCCATGGATGTCGTCAAGGTGGCCGCTGCGGTAAGTGGCCTCTCGGTCTCTGATAAGGGGCCCGCTTCTTCCGTCAAGACGACCACCGGCCAGGAGGGCCGGTCTCAGGGGGCTTTGGCGCCTGCTACGGCTGGTGTGCCGTTTGGTCAGGTGGACCGTGCGGGTGCACCGGCTGCTCTGTTCCAGGGCCTCAAGCCACTGGAGCCATCCCTTCAAGGTGAAGCGCAGGACCAGGAGGGTCTCAGGCACTCTACTTCAACTCCAGATCAGGCTCTCCTGGAGGGGCAGGCGCTCCTAGGTACTACGCAGTTGGGGTTGTCCAGCCAAACCCCAGTGCCTGGAGTTGTTGCTAGCCCACTCCTCTTCCAGCCGGGGGTGCTGGAGGCATTGTCAAACGCCGTTGCTGACAGGATTGCTATGGCAGGAGGTGGTACAGGGAACAATGTGCTGCGCTTTAAATTCAACGCAGCTAAGAATCCCATGCGAGGCAACTCAAAAAAGAAAGATAGAAAGAAAATGGGGCTAAACAGAGATGAGGATGCTCGTAAGCAAGTACTGGGAAAAAAAGGGGACACTCTTTTGGCGTTCGTCCGACCGGTAGTGATTTAGAGTTCTCCTTTGAGAAAGAAATGGAGAGCTATGAGCGCATTTTATATGGCGATGTAACCGTCTCGTCCAAGCGGGTGTGCACTGGTAGAGTTGAAGTAGTACAGAACAAGGAGGGAGGGGTTACACACATTGCAAAGGAGACTGACGAGAAGGAGGAGGAGTATGTTCCGCAAGGTGTGGAATCTGTTGGTGAAGAGAAAGATGAAAATGGCACATCGGCGGCCCCCGAGGAGGGGGACCGCCGCGCAAAATGAAAATCCTAGGATGGAACTGTCGTGGTATGCTCTCCAACACGGCAGTTTGTGAGCTTCGGGAGCTACAGGATCGTACAAGGGCAGATTTAATTTTCCTTTCTGAATCTCATTTGAATAATTGTAAAGCCGTTGAGCTACGCTGCACTTTAGGTTTTGACTCTATGTTAGTAGTGGAAAGTGATGGTAAGGCCGGTGGCCTAGTTTTGTTTTATCATAAGTCGAATAAAGTTGAGTTGAACTATGTTTCGCCCCATTTTATTGATATTGTGTTCATGTATGAGGATGTGGTTCAATGGCGTTTTACGGGTTTTTATGGTCACCCGAATTGGAATGAACGCCATCTATCTTGGAATGATATTCGCAATCTACATAGTAAGGGTAACCACCCCTGGGTGGTTTTGGGGGATTTTAATGAAATTTTGTAACCTTCGGAAAAGCAGGGCGGTATGGCAAGACCACTTGGTATGATGAG
The sequence above is a segment of the Aegilops tauschii subsp. strangulata cultivar AL8/78 chromosome 6, Aet v6.0, whole genome shotgun sequence genome. Coding sequences within it:
- the LOC109769038 gene encoding uncharacterized protein → MTTASPRRRHLRPRSSAAGPLDDDDLLCEILLRLPPQPCSLPRASLVCKRWRNLASDPGFSRRFRIHHRRSPPLLGFFDNDLGCSFLPTLEAPNRVSPGRFSLQSGDRFPFRCLGCRHGLVLVFDRTDLSFLVWEPVTGEQHRLACPPGFDLAEFDPERGRINRAVRHAGRGVQDFQVVLVVAGDNDTKQRRAFACVYSSETGAWGNVMSTLIKSKFMVVFPSRFHTVPAVLAGDSLYWILAGISSSNVGFDFHAEWQILEFDLERQKLAVIQTPAMAKVFRKDRFTVVRGDGGGLGMLILKDFTAQLWKRKMDSDGVASWELEKSIDLNKLLSLNLNKMGCVRMLRFAEDNNLLVLHTYFGLFTVQLQSLQFKKLSGKKKLSHCHPFESVYTVETCIGGGHGEANLLQNA